A single window of Phyllostomus discolor isolate MPI-MPIP mPhyDis1 chromosome 13, mPhyDis1.pri.v3, whole genome shotgun sequence DNA harbors:
- the MARCOL gene encoding MARCO-like protein, with the protein MKAFLFLPFMFLTMFSVSSTQTLKTSVIKLEETPEPAFMLEGKNEANAQGGQKESNKQQDGNTQRKPGVFILQGQRGKPGSVNQQGKPGVLNQAGGLQGHSGESNQKGKPGSSNQQGGLRSFSQRRKLGSSSQQRKPGSASQQGKPGSSSQQGKPAFLSRQGGSGSTSQQGKPGSSSQQGDSGSASQQGKSGSSQQGDSGSASQQGKPGSSSQQGKPASSSQQGGSGSASQQGKPGSSSQQGKPASSSQQGGSGSASQQGKPGSSSQQEKSESSSQQGSPGSSSQQRKPRSFYNQEERKNVGNPLDGNMESQTGTTSSKNPTGKTKCSSIFNPVCGSDGKTYGNHCLFNEAKRCPKL; encoded by the exons ATGAAggccttccttttccttcccttcatgttCTTGACCATGTTCTCAG TGTCTTCAACCCAGACTTTGAAGACAAGTGTTATTAAACTGGAAGAGACTCCAGAACCTGCATTTAtgttagagggaaaaaatgaagctaATGCTCAAGGAGGACAAAAAGAATCTAATAAGCAACAAGATGGCaacacacaaagaaaaccagGGGTTTTTATCCTGCAAGGACAACGAGGGAAACCAGGGAGTGTTAATCAGCAAGGGAAGCCAGGAGTTTTAAATCAGGCTGGGGGTCTGCAAGGGCATTCAGGGGAGTCTAACCAAAAAG GAAAACCAGGATCTTCCAACCAGCAAGGGGGTTTAAGGTCATTTAGCCAGCGAAGAAAACTGGGATCTTCCAGCCAGCAACGAAAGCCAGGGTCAGCTAGCCAGCAGGGAAAACCAGGATCTTCTAGCCAGCAAGGGAAGCCGGCATTTTTAAGCCGCCAAGGAGGTTCAGG GTCAACTAGCCAGCAAGGAAAGCCAGGATCTTCTAGCCAGCAAGGAGATTCAGGGTCAGCTAGCCAGCAAGGAAAATCAGGATCTAGCCAGCAAGGAGACTCAGGGTCAGCTAGCCAGCAAGGAAAACCAGGATCTTCTAGCCAGCAAGGGAAGCCAGCATCTTCAAGCCAGCAAGGAGGTTCAGGGTCAGCTAGCCAGCAAGGAAAACCAGGATCTTCTAGCCAGCAAGGGAAGCCAGCATCTTCAAGCCAGCAAGGAGGTTCAGGGTCAGCTAGCCAGCAAGGAAAACCAGGATCTTCTAGCCAGCAAGAAAAGTCAGAATCTTCTAGCCAGCAAGGGAGTCCAGGATCGTCTAGCCAACAAAGAAAACCAAGGTCTTTTTAcaatcaagaagaaagaaaaaatgtaggcAACCCTTTGGATGGCAATATGGAAAGTCAG ACTGGCACCACCAGCAGCAAGAACCCAACTGGAAAGACAAAATGTAGCTCTATCTTCAACCCAGTCTGTGGTTCTGATGGGAAAACCTATGGTAACCACTGTCTATTTAATGAAGCCAAAAG GTGTCCAAAGCTTTaa